The following proteins are encoded in a genomic region of Pseudodesulfovibrio mercurii:
- a CDS encoding APC family permease, giving the protein MNNLQKKYGFWTATAMVVGIVIGSGVFFKADNVLEASNGSLPTALSAWLIGGVIMVVTAYVFSKIATRIQKINGVVDYFEQAYGKNAGYMVAWFMTFIYYPTLVAVLAWVSANYTQGLMGVEGALWPLAWGYLTAFFLLNYFSPVLAGRWQVASTVIKLIPLALVAVVGTITGMHSGMTMENFTTAARTVSQGGGGLALATLSTAFAYEGWIIATVINAELKDARRTLPRALVVGTIAVVCIYMLYYLGISGVLTNEQVLAEGDAAPVRVIALIFGRLGGTLLTVFVIISCLGTLNGLIMGSARGMFSIASRGLGPRPDLFSKVNPLTNSTTLSAVIGYVLSCFWLLVWYGNFAGWWGNFMDISELPIAFLYVIYISLYVWVMKTFTDLGPFNRYACPCLAGAGSLYIIWGAIQKTMFLHFLVLSLLILVAGAWLMHGDRPRNRRRERA; this is encoded by the coding sequence ATGAACAACCTACAAAAAAAGTACGGATTCTGGACCGCGACCGCCATGGTCGTGGGCATCGTCATCGGCTCGGGCGTATTCTTCAAGGCGGACAACGTGCTCGAGGCCTCGAACGGGAGCCTGCCCACGGCCCTGTCCGCCTGGCTCATCGGCGGCGTGATCATGGTCGTCACCGCCTACGTCTTCTCCAAGATCGCCACCCGCATCCAGAAGATCAACGGCGTGGTGGACTACTTCGAACAGGCCTACGGCAAAAACGCCGGATACATGGTGGCCTGGTTCATGACCTTCATCTACTATCCCACCCTGGTGGCCGTGCTGGCCTGGGTCTCGGCCAACTACACCCAGGGACTGATGGGCGTGGAGGGCGCCCTGTGGCCGCTGGCCTGGGGCTACCTGACGGCCTTCTTCCTGCTCAACTACTTCTCGCCGGTCCTGGCCGGGCGGTGGCAGGTGGCCTCCACCGTCATCAAGCTCATCCCCCTGGCCCTGGTGGCCGTGGTCGGGACCATCACCGGGATGCACTCGGGCATGACCATGGAAAACTTCACCACCGCGGCCAGGACCGTGTCCCAGGGAGGCGGCGGCCTGGCCCTGGCCACCCTGTCCACGGCCTTCGCCTACGAGGGCTGGATCATCGCCACGGTCATCAACGCGGAGCTCAAGGACGCCAGGCGCACCCTGCCCCGCGCCCTGGTGGTCGGGACCATCGCCGTGGTCTGCATCTACATGCTCTACTACCTGGGCATCTCGGGCGTGCTGACCAACGAGCAGGTCCTGGCCGAGGGCGACGCGGCCCCGGTGCGGGTCATCGCCCTCATCTTCGGCCGCCTGGGTGGCACCCTGCTCACGGTTTTCGTGATCATCTCCTGCCTGGGCACCCTGAACGGCCTGATCATGGGCTCGGCGCGCGGCATGTTCTCCATCGCCTCGCGCGGCCTGGGCCCGCGCCCGGACCTGTTCAGCAAGGTCAATCCCCTGACCAACAGCACCACCCTATCGGCGGTCATCGGCTACGTCCTCTCCTGCTTCTGGCTCCTGGTCTGGTACGGCAACTTCGCGGGCTGGTGGGGCAACTTCATGGACATCTCCGAGCTGCCCATCGCCTTCCTCTACGTCATCTACATCTCCCTCTACGTCTGGGTCATGAAGACCTTCACCGACCTCGGCCCCTTCAACCGCTACGCCTGCCCCTGCCTGGCCGGGGCCGGTTCCCTGTACATCATCTGGGGGGCCATCCAGAAGACCATGTTCCTGCACTTCCTGGTCCTGTCCCTGCTCATCCTGGTGGCGGGCGCGTGGCTCATGCACGGCGACCGGCCGCGCAACCGCCGACGCGAACGGGCCTGA
- a CDS encoding FadR/GntR family transcriptional regulator: protein MSRKSISGEIVSQIREMIDHGRLQPGDRLPAERRLAEQFGVSRTTVREGIKILSESGLLTSRQGAGTFVSRPDDGNREGALIEAVLAGNYGLQDVFEVRKMLEPEIAALAARNGSPDAKTRLEAIIMEQEQAIADGESGAGIDHRFHQALAEASGNPVLREMVTALHEGFSRSRAEEVQSPRRAKASLAAHRAIVEAVRNGHAMQAERAMREHLDEVERIIFDNQRGVYSRR, encoded by the coding sequence GTGAGCAGAAAGAGCATATCCGGCGAGATCGTCAGCCAGATCAGGGAGATGATCGATCACGGGCGGTTGCAGCCCGGCGACCGGCTGCCTGCCGAGCGCCGGCTGGCCGAGCAGTTCGGCGTGTCCCGCACCACGGTGCGCGAGGGCATCAAGATCCTGTCAGAGTCCGGGTTGCTGACCAGCCGCCAGGGCGCGGGGACCTTTGTCAGCCGTCCGGACGACGGGAACCGGGAGGGGGCGCTGATCGAGGCGGTCCTGGCCGGGAACTACGGCCTCCAGGACGTCTTCGAGGTGCGCAAGATGCTCGAGCCCGAGATCGCGGCCCTGGCCGCGCGCAACGGCTCTCCGGACGCCAAGACCCGGCTCGAGGCCATCATCATGGAGCAGGAACAGGCCATTGCGGACGGCGAGAGCGGGGCGGGCATCGACCACCGCTTTCACCAGGCCCTGGCCGAGGCCTCGGGCAACCCTGTGTTGCGCGAAATGGTCACGGCCCTGCATGAGGGGTTCTCGCGCAGTCGGGCCGAGGAGGTCCAGTCGCCCCGGCGGGCCAAGGCCTCCCTGGCCGCCCACCGGGCCATCGTGGAGGCCGTCAGGAACGGCCACGCCATGCAGGCCGAGCGGGCCATGCGGGAGCATCTCGACGAAGTGGAAAGAATCATCTTTGATAATCAAAGAGGAGTATACTCAAGGAGATAG